The Pseudomonas nunensis genome includes the window GCCCGGGCGGATGGCTGTTGCAGTTGATGGACATCGGCGACCTGTTGCTCGAACGCCATCAGGCCCACAGTCGAGACGAATGCCACGCCGTGGCCGGGCAGATCAGCGAGCATCTGCGCGCGTGCAGCCTGGCGCGGTTGCCGGTGATCGTTAGCGAACAACTGCAAACCATCGCCCAGCGCTGGCACATGCCGTGTGTGGCCCTGGCTTTGCTCGACGAGCAAGAAGAAGGCTGGCAAATCCATCGCCAGTTCAGCGCCCACGACGCACCGCAGTTGTGGCAAAACGATCAGCGCCTGGGCACGGTGCTCGACAGTATGAATGGCTCCGCGCCCCAGCGTTTGAGCATCAGCCACGGCATCAGCGAACACCTGCGCGTGCAAGACTTGTTCGGCAATGCCGAGGGTTTTGCCGTGCCCTACAGCGACGATCACGGTGTCGCCGCATGGCTGCTGTGCGGGTTTTACCCGGTGCATGAACACGCGCCGGACCTGGGTGATCGCGACTGGTTGCTGTTGGTCAGCGCGCTGGCCGGGCCGTTGCTCGGTCGCTTGCGCGAGCAGCATCACCACTTGCAACTGGAGCGGCTGGAATCGTTGCAAGTCTTGCTGGGGACGGGATGGTGGGAGGCCTTTGGTGCCAGCGATGAAATCCTCCTGGCGCCGTCCCTCGCCGCCACTTTGCATTTGGACACTACTCGCCTGACGCTGAATGACTGGCTGCTGCAAATCCATCCCGCCGACCGCGAGGAGATGCGCAGTCGCCTGCATGCCTTGCAACAACACGACGAGCCGCTGACCCTGTGCGTGCGCCTGCATCGCTGCGACTCGGATCAGCATCCGCTGTGGTACAGGCTGCAAGGGCAAGCCATCGGTAGCGGCGACAGTCGGCGGCTGGTGGGTTTCATGCTCGACATCAGCGACATCAAGAACCAGCAACAACACACCGCCGCCGCCCATGCGCGGCTGGACAACCTGATCGCCAGTTCGCCGGCGGTGATCTACGTGCAGCGCTACGTCGAAGGCGCGCTGCACCCGACGTTTTTCAGTGCCAGCCTTCAACCGCTGTTGGGCTGGAGCCTGGAAAACTGCGACGCCGCTGCGTTGATCGAACGTGTTCACCCCGAGGACCGCGACCGCTATTTCGAGCGCACTCGGCACTTGCTGCGCGAAGGCTCGGTGCGCGCCCGCTATCGTCTGCGCGACAGTCGCGGCGATTATCACTGGCTGCTCGACGAAGCCAAGTTGCTGCGCGATGACCTCGGGCTGCCAGTGGAAGCGGTCGGCCTGTGGCTCGATGTCACCGAGGCGACCCTGGCCGCCGAGCAGGTGAAACAGAGCGAAGAGCGCTATCGGATTTTGGTGGAGGATTCCCCGGCGATGATCTGCCGTTATCGCCCGGACCTGATTTTGAGTTTCGGCAATCGTCCGCTGGCGACGTACCTGGAATGTGAGCCCGAACAACTCCCCGGCGTGAACCTCGGCAGCTGGATGTCGGACGAACAACGCGCAGCGTTTCTCCAGCGGCTCAGCCTGCTGACGCCGGAGCACCCGGTCAGTAGCGCCGAGATCAATCTGCAACTGCCCGGGCGCGAACACGCCT containing:
- a CDS encoding ATP-binding protein is translated as MTSGDKLFARLLKRPTLPAIEASEPLRVQPLGLHLHLDDEGRVLHMTGPLRHSLAQQPPNDQPLPLHRYVQVHSTLAIEGQPADWQGQSLDLDFLGLADQTLHLRGWVQPCPGGWLLQLMDIGDLLLERHQAHSRDECHAVAGQISEHLRACSLARLPVIVSEQLQTIAQRWHMPCVALALLDEQEEGWQIHRQFSAHDAPQLWQNDQRLGTVLDSMNGSAPQRLSISHGISEHLRVQDLFGNAEGFAVPYSDDHGVAAWLLCGFYPVHEHAPDLGDRDWLLLVSALAGPLLGRLREQHHHLQLERLESLQVLLGTGWWEAFGASDEILLAPSLAATLHLDTTRLTLNDWLLQIHPADREEMRSRLHALQQHDEPLTLCVRLHRCDSDQHPLWYRLQGQAIGSGDSRRLVGFMLDISDIKNQQQHTAAAHARLDNLIASSPAVIYVQRYVEGALHPTFFSASLQPLLGWSLENCDAAALIERVHPEDRDRYFERTRHLLREGSVRARYRLRDSRGDYHWLLDEAKLLRDDLGLPVEAVGLWLDVTEATLAAEQVKQSEERYRILVEDSPAMICRYRPDLILSFGNRPLATYLECEPEQLPGVNLGSWMSDEQRAAFLQRLSLLTPEHPVSSAEINLQLPGREHAWWVWSDRGVFDDQGQLVEVQAVGRDNTEVRRSQQQLTQSAKMATLGEMATGLAHEINQPLNVMRMAIVNVLKRLSNGDVQIDYLTDKLNRIDTQVQRAARVVDHMRVFGRRSEVEQHPFNPVDAIEGTLSLLAEGMRGKGVELRVSETGFTVQVRGYVDQLEQVLINLMVNARDALLSKREADRDFKPWISVYAERDKQSVRLWVEDNGGGIDPRLLERIFEPFFTTKPVGVGTGLGLSVSYGIVENMGGRLSVVNSAHGARFCIELPIYQEDQITR